The following proteins are encoded in a genomic region of Streptomyces gobiensis:
- a CDS encoding acyl-CoA dehydrogenase family protein: MNWEETPDERDFRHEVRAFARERFPVGYGPDPEAEHSLEPEDVWGYDWPADRLSRDPARRAGARAWAAALAERGWIAPGWPVEYGGAGLSAMREFILREEMMRAGVPTVNGIGAMLLGPTLLEYGTEEQRAAHLPGIARGETTWAQGFSEPGAGSDLASLRTRAVCAGPGSGSYLVNGQKVWTSSAQYADWLFVLVRTDPEAPKHKGITFLLIDASSPGVAIRPVQDMRGATPFAEIFFDDVSVPVANRVGAENQGWYVAMAALGFERAGIGATVKFEQVLSRLVGCLRSEKEPGCPGRDTAVLRHEIAQRYIELRTQYNLARHTASQLEAVGIPGHEASVSQLFGAELHQRLARTGAKAFGPYAQLWQRDGAPMEAAFAHMRFDAVAATLLGGTTEIQRRVIATRGLKLPKS, encoded by the coding sequence GTGAACTGGGAGGAGACCCCCGACGAGCGGGACTTCCGGCATGAGGTACGCGCCTTCGCCCGGGAGCGCTTCCCCGTCGGCTACGGGCCGGATCCGGAGGCCGAGCACAGCCTGGAGCCCGAGGATGTGTGGGGTTACGACTGGCCCGCCGACCGGCTGTCCAGGGATCCGGCACGCCGCGCGGGCGCCCGTGCCTGGGCGGCGGCGCTGGCCGAGCGGGGCTGGATCGCCCCGGGCTGGCCCGTCGAGTACGGCGGCGCGGGGCTGTCCGCGATGCGGGAGTTCATCCTGCGGGAGGAGATGATGCGGGCCGGTGTCCCCACGGTGAACGGCATTGGAGCGATGCTGCTCGGGCCGACGCTCCTGGAGTACGGCACCGAAGAGCAGCGCGCCGCACATCTGCCCGGCATCGCGCGTGGAGAGACCACCTGGGCCCAGGGCTTCTCCGAGCCCGGGGCCGGCTCCGACCTGGCGTCGCTGCGCACCAGGGCGGTGTGTGCGGGGCCCGGCTCCGGGTCGTACCTCGTCAACGGGCAGAAGGTGTGGACCTCTTCGGCGCAGTATGCCGACTGGCTGTTCGTCCTCGTGCGCACCGACCCCGAAGCGCCGAAGCACAAGGGGATCACCTTTCTGCTCATCGACGCGTCCAGCCCCGGTGTCGCCATCCGGCCGGTCCAGGACATGCGCGGCGCCACACCCTTCGCGGAGATCTTCTTCGACGATGTCAGCGTCCCGGTGGCCAACAGGGTCGGCGCGGAAAACCAGGGCTGGTACGTGGCCATGGCGGCACTGGGCTTCGAACGCGCGGGAATCGGGGCCACCGTCAAGTTCGAGCAGGTGCTGTCGCGGCTGGTCGGCTGTCTGCGCTCGGAAAAGGAACCGGGCTGTCCGGGCCGGGACACCGCGGTACTGCGGCACGAGATCGCCCAGCGCTATATCGAGCTGCGCACGCAGTACAACCTGGCACGCCACACCGCCTCCCAGCTCGAAGCCGTTGGCATACCCGGCCACGAGGCGTCGGTCAGCCAGCTGTTCGGCGCCGAACTGCACCAGCGGCTGGCGCGCACCGGCGCCAAGGCCTTCGGCCCGTACGCGCAGCTGTGGCAGCGCGACGGCGCACCCATGGAAGCCGCCTTCGCCCATATGCGCTTCGACGCCGTCGCCGCCACGCTGCTCGGCGGCACCACGGAGATTCAGCGACGGGTCATCGCTACGCGCGGTCTCAAGCTGCCCAAATCCTGA
- a CDS encoding acyl-CoA dehydrogenase family protein, producing the protein MVDLTPTEEQRHIQAAAADLLAARSREAGARAVRAEPAGYSAELWKEMTGLGWPGLALPEEYGGADGGFLELCLLFEELGRHQVPSPLLTTMACAALPIARHGSAAQRAQWLRAVAQGRTLSYVRAAPRGDWNATGSDVVAEPAGQGFRLHGTALFVPYAGTADALLVIARTGGPEELTALLVDNAPPGVRCERLDVVGNDPHYRVDFTAVTVPGERAVGAVGSGRTVAGTAAELGAAATCAEMAGGAQGVLDMTVGHARRREQFGRPIGSFQAVQHHCANMAVDVLGSRLGAYESIWRLSQGLPATMEVSLAKAWGSEAYQRVCALGHQVHGAIGFTYEHDLHFFHRHAVASALAFGDADHHIARVTRYLGL; encoded by the coding sequence GTGGTGGACCTGACCCCCACCGAGGAACAGCGGCACATCCAGGCAGCCGCGGCGGATCTGCTGGCCGCCAGGAGCCGGGAGGCGGGCGCCCGGGCCGTGCGCGCCGAGCCCGCGGGCTACTCGGCGGAGCTGTGGAAGGAGATGACCGGGCTGGGCTGGCCCGGACTCGCACTGCCCGAGGAATACGGCGGAGCCGACGGCGGATTCCTCGAACTCTGCCTGCTGTTCGAGGAACTGGGCCGACATCAGGTGCCCAGCCCGCTGCTGACCACCATGGCCTGTGCCGCGCTTCCCATAGCCCGCCACGGCAGCGCCGCCCAGCGCGCCCAATGGCTGCGAGCGGTGGCCCAGGGCCGCACGCTGAGCTATGTGCGGGCCGCGCCCCGGGGCGACTGGAACGCCACCGGCTCGGATGTTGTGGCGGAGCCGGCCGGCCAGGGCTTCCGGCTGCACGGCACCGCACTGTTCGTACCGTACGCCGGGACCGCCGACGCTCTGCTGGTGATCGCCCGGACCGGCGGCCCGGAGGAGCTGACGGCACTGCTGGTGGACAACGCGCCCCCCGGTGTCCGCTGCGAGCGGCTGGACGTGGTCGGCAACGACCCCCACTACCGGGTGGACTTCACCGCTGTGACCGTCCCCGGGGAGCGCGCGGTCGGCGCCGTCGGCTCCGGCCGGACGGTGGCCGGGACGGCCGCCGAGCTGGGCGCGGCGGCAACCTGCGCCGAGATGGCCGGCGGCGCGCAGGGCGTACTCGATATGACGGTCGGCCACGCTCGCCGTCGCGAACAGTTCGGCCGGCCCATCGGCAGCTTCCAGGCGGTCCAGCACCACTGCGCGAATATGGCCGTCGATGTGCTGGGTTCACGACTGGGCGCGTACGAATCGATCTGGCGGCTGTCGCAGGGTCTCCCGGCCACCATGGAGGTCTCGCTGGCCAAGGCCTGGGGGAGCGAGGCGTACCAGCGGGTGTGCGCGCTGGGACACCAGGTGCACGGGGCGATCGGCTTCACATACGAGCACGATCTGCACTTCTTCCACCGCCACGCGGTGGCGAGCGCGCTGGCGTTCGGCGACGCCGACCACCACATCGCCCGCGTCACGCGGTATCTGGGCCTGTAA
- a CDS encoding enoyl-CoA hydratase/isomerase family protein yields MNPGLACETHDGVATVRLRNPAKRNAMTTAMWQQLPPLLDQLAADPAVRALVLTGEGDTFCAGADISSLRENTAPRDLAVTAENTLAAFPKPTLAAIRGYCVGGGCQLAVACDLRFAAEGASFGVTPAKLGIVYPPTSTQRLARLTGPATAKYLLFSGELIDTARALRTGLADEVLPEDELDKRVAEFTATLVARSGLTQAAAKEFTDGPAPQDRIAYWAAQAQESGESAEGVAAFLERRPPRFTWSA; encoded by the coding sequence ATGAACCCCGGCCTGGCGTGCGAAACGCACGACGGAGTCGCGACCGTACGCCTCCGCAACCCCGCAAAACGCAACGCGATGACGACAGCAATGTGGCAGCAGCTGCCACCCCTGCTGGACCAGCTCGCCGCCGACCCGGCTGTCCGGGCCCTGGTGCTCACCGGCGAGGGCGATACGTTCTGCGCCGGCGCCGACATCAGCAGCCTCCGGGAGAACACCGCGCCGAGGGATCTCGCGGTAACCGCCGAGAACACCCTCGCCGCGTTCCCCAAACCGACCCTGGCCGCGATCCGCGGCTACTGCGTGGGCGGCGGCTGTCAGCTCGCCGTCGCCTGCGATCTGCGGTTCGCAGCCGAGGGCGCCTCCTTCGGGGTCACCCCGGCGAAGCTGGGCATCGTCTATCCGCCCACCTCCACCCAGCGGCTGGCCCGGCTCACCGGCCCGGCGACGGCCAAGTACCTGCTCTTCTCCGGTGAGCTGATCGACACCGCGAGGGCGCTGCGCACCGGCCTGGCCGACGAGGTACTGCCCGAGGACGAGCTGGACAAGCGGGTCGCGGAGTTCACCGCGACGCTGGTGGCGCGCTCGGGCCTGACACAGGCCGCCGCGAAGGAGTTCACGGACGGCCCTGCACCCCAGGACCGTATCGCCTACTGGGCGGCACAGGCTCAGGAAAGCGGCGAGTCCGCCGAGGGCGTCGCCGCTTTCCTGGAGCGCCGTCCGCCGCGCTTCACCTGGTCAGCCTGA
- a CDS encoding HdeD family acid-resistance protein: MADRPRKDARQQEAKLSRNLGWLAVLGGVLVVSGVVGLVYVGVATITSMLLFGWLLLIGGLVGLLHALLSRKAHYFWLGLIVAALYLAAGVVVIRYPGASAEGLALFAALLFLTGGVFRLVGGMVLRGEQMIWTLVQGAFGIVLGVMVLAEWPDSTLYVLGAFFSLALLFDGLGLIATGVGGRHIVGVVAQGREDMESMGGDTESMNDERGDQGRT; encoded by the coding sequence ATGGCTGACCGACCGAGGAAGGACGCTCGTCAGCAGGAGGCCAAGCTCAGCCGCAATCTGGGCTGGCTCGCTGTGCTCGGCGGGGTGCTGGTCGTGAGCGGCGTCGTCGGGCTTGTCTATGTCGGCGTCGCGACCATCACATCTATGCTGCTCTTCGGCTGGCTGCTGCTGATCGGCGGTCTCGTCGGGCTGCTGCACGCCCTGTTGTCACGTAAGGCGCATTACTTCTGGCTTGGGCTGATCGTCGCCGCGCTCTATCTCGCCGCGGGTGTGGTGGTCATCCGGTACCCCGGGGCGAGTGCCGAGGGGCTGGCGCTCTTCGCCGCGCTGCTCTTCCTCACCGGTGGTGTGTTCCGGCTGGTCGGAGGGATGGTGTTGCGGGGTGAGCAGATGATCTGGACGCTGGTGCAGGGTGCGTTCGGGATTGTGCTGGGCGTGATGGTGCTCGCCGAGTGGCCGGACAGCACGCTCTATGTGCTGGGCGCGTTCTTCTCTCTCGCGCTGCTCTTCGATGGGCTGGGTCTGATCGCTACCGGTGTCGGTGGACGGCACATCGTCGGCGTGGTCGCGCAGGGGCGCGAGGACATGGAATCCATGGGCGGTGACACAGAGTCCATGAATGATGAACGAGGTGACCAAGGGCGGACATAA
- a CDS encoding ATP-binding protein, translating into MESRGSALPQPSAEVPAAYEGAWRFTAPALDSSVPQVRHAVRDLIRRQRAPVPEELLQGLLLIVSELVTNAVRHAALLSPEVGVEVSLGTGWVRIAVEDNHPYRPKALDADPDQEHTGGRGLLLVKSVVAEAGGSCDIEQTAAGGKIIWAALPLPAR; encoded by the coding sequence ATGGAGAGCCGCGGGAGTGCCCTGCCGCAGCCGTCGGCCGAGGTTCCGGCGGCATATGAGGGAGCCTGGCGCTTCACCGCTCCCGCGCTGGACTCCTCGGTTCCACAGGTGCGGCACGCTGTGCGTGACCTGATCCGTCGCCAGCGGGCGCCGGTCCCCGAGGAGCTTTTGCAGGGGTTGCTGTTGATCGTGTCCGAGCTGGTGACCAACGCCGTACGGCATGCCGCCCTGCTCTCACCGGAGGTGGGTGTGGAGGTGTCGCTGGGCACCGGGTGGGTCCGTATTGCCGTTGAGGACAACCACCCCTACCGCCCCAAGGCGCTGGACGCCGACCCGGACCAGGAACACACCGGCGGACGTGGGCTGCTCCTGGTCAAGTCGGTCGTGGCCGAAGCGGGCGGCTCCTGCGATATTGAGCAGACGGCCGCCGGAGGCAAGATCATCTGGGCTGCCTTGCCCCTTCCCGCTCGCTGA
- the idi gene encoding isopentenyl-diphosphate Delta-isomerase produces the protein MAKTAADPIMLELVDESGTTIGTAEKLSAHQAPGQLHRAFSVFLFNDQGRLLLQRRALEKYHSPGVWSNTCCGHPYPGEPPFAAAARRVGEELGVAPTLMREAGTVRYNHPDPASGLVEQEYNHLFAGLVRAPLRPDPAEIAETAFVTPEELAKRHAEGPFSAWFMTVLNAARPGIRAVTGTAAGW, from the coding sequence ATGGCGAAAACCGCAGCGGACCCGATCATGCTTGAGCTGGTCGATGAGAGCGGAACGACCATCGGCACGGCGGAGAAGCTCTCCGCCCACCAGGCCCCGGGTCAGCTGCACCGCGCCTTCTCCGTCTTTCTCTTCAATGACCAAGGACGTCTGCTTCTCCAGCGCCGGGCGCTGGAGAAGTACCACTCCCCCGGAGTCTGGTCGAACACCTGCTGTGGGCACCCCTATCCCGGTGAGCCGCCGTTCGCGGCGGCGGCCCGCCGGGTTGGTGAGGAGCTGGGCGTCGCGCCCACCCTGATGCGGGAGGCGGGAACGGTCCGTTACAACCACCCCGACCCGGCGTCCGGACTGGTCGAGCAGGAGTACAACCACCTTTTCGCAGGGCTCGTGCGGGCCCCGCTGCGGCCGGACCCGGCCGAGATCGCGGAGACCGCCTTCGTCACACCCGAGGAGCTGGCGAAGCGGCACGCGGAAGGACCGTTCTCGGCCTGGTTCATGACGGTGCTGAACGCGGCCCGCCCCGGAATCCGCGCGGTGACCGGAACGGCAGCCGGCTGGTAG
- a CDS encoding cation diffusion facilitator family transporter: MGAGHDHGGPRPLANGTAAAAYKGRLRITLAIALTLLLAEIIGAWLTGSLALLADAGHVATDVIGIGMALVAIHFANRPTSAHRTFGFARIEILAALLNCLLLLGVGGYILIEAVDRLRNPTDVPGGLTVLFGVIGLALNSVSLSLLMRGQRESLNVRGAFLEVMADALGSLAVVIAALVILLTGWTQADPIASLVIAVMIVPRTVKLAREALDVLLEAAPKDVDIAEVRQHILEVPGVEGLHDLHIWTITSGMPVLSVHVVVSQEVLDSVGHERILHELQDCLGDHFAVTHCTFQLEPHGHAEHEAKLCH, translated from the coding sequence ATGGGTGCAGGGCACGACCACGGAGGGCCACGGCCGTTGGCGAACGGCACCGCGGCAGCGGCGTACAAGGGGCGGCTGCGGATCACGCTGGCCATCGCCCTCACTCTGCTGCTCGCGGAGATCATCGGCGCCTGGCTCACCGGCTCGCTGGCGCTGCTGGCCGACGCGGGACATGTGGCGACCGATGTCATCGGCATCGGGATGGCCCTGGTCGCGATCCACTTCGCGAACCGCCCCACGAGCGCGCACCGGACCTTCGGGTTCGCCCGGATCGAGATCCTGGCCGCACTGCTGAACTGTCTGCTGCTGCTCGGGGTCGGCGGCTACATCCTGATCGAGGCGGTTGACCGGCTGCGCAACCCCACCGATGTACCGGGCGGGCTCACTGTCCTCTTCGGTGTGATCGGCCTCGCTCTCAACAGTGTCTCGCTCTCGCTGCTGATGCGTGGGCAGAGGGAGAGCCTCAATGTCCGTGGCGCTTTTCTGGAGGTCATGGCCGATGCCCTCGGCTCGCTGGCCGTGGTGATCGCCGCCTTGGTGATCCTGCTGACCGGCTGGACGCAGGCCGACCCGATCGCCTCGCTGGTGATCGCCGTCATGATCGTTCCGCGTACCGTCAAGCTGGCCCGGGAGGCGCTGGACGTGCTGCTGGAGGCGGCGCCCAAGGATGTCGACATCGCGGAGGTACGTCAGCACATCCTGGAGGTCCCCGGTGTCGAGGGCCTGCACGATCTGCATATCTGGACGATCACTTCCGGGATGCCCGTGCTCTCCGTCCATGTCGTGGTCAGCCAGGAGGTCCTGGACTCGGTCGGGCATGAGCGGATACTGCATGAGCTCCAGGACTGCCTGGGCGACCACTTCGCAGTGACGCACTGCACGTTCCAACTCGAGCCGCATGGACATGCTGAGCATGAAGCCAAACTCTGCCACTGA
- a CDS encoding DUF5941 domain-containing protein, which translates to MSTAILTGSPVAGSPLESDLRSLGFTVRVAADAAEVPALLDAVPGGERVALVDARFVGHAHSLRLALTDPRFAAGAVPGAVCVAPQVRGALVRAVAAAVGLAPVSPLPEAGAHAPDPGMVEAPSGGVARCAHPLSAHDAEASSLPDAVVGVLDAEGVAVHRPELGVLVAEVPGDDAGRVEARRAVEAVDDEAVRLRAAVKSRDGFFTTFCVSPYSRYIARWCARRGLTPNQVTTASLLTALIAAGCAATGTRGGFIAAGVLLIVSFVLDCTDGQLARYALRYSTLGAWLDATFDRAKEYAYYAGLALGAAQGGDDVWALALGAMVLQTARHVVDFSFNEANYFEGADTAHTSPTAALSGKLDSVGWTVWARRMIILPIGERWALIAVLTAATTPRITLTVLIICSALAACYTTAGRVLRSLARRAVRTDRAARALAELADSGPIAEAVARTVRGAAAPVVAALGTVAVIGAALWAPTGSWWPVLAAACYALLSGLAVSRPLKGPLDWLVPPLFRTAEYTTILVLAARSEVNGALPAAFGLVAAVAYHHYDTVYRIRGGTGAPPHWLVRAIGGHEERTLVVTVAAALWLGVGDTWFTIALTALAGALALAVLAESIRFWVSSGAPAVHDETGEPA; encoded by the coding sequence CTGTCGACCGCTATTCTCACCGGCTCGCCGGTCGCCGGGTCGCCGCTGGAGAGCGATCTGCGGTCGCTCGGGTTCACCGTGCGTGTGGCGGCGGATGCCGCCGAGGTGCCGGCCCTGCTGGACGCCGTTCCCGGCGGGGAGCGGGTTGCGCTGGTGGATGCCCGCTTTGTGGGTCATGCCCATAGCCTGCGGCTGGCGCTGACGGATCCCCGCTTTGCCGCTGGCGCGGTGCCGGGGGCGGTGTGTGTTGCGCCACAGGTGCGGGGGGCGCTGGTACGGGCCGTGGCGGCGGCGGTGGGGTTGGCCCCTGTCTCTCCCCTTCCCGAAGCCGGGGCTCACGCCCCGGACCCCGGGATGGTGGAGGCACCTTCCGGGGGAGTCGCGCGTTGTGCCCATCCCCTGAGTGCCCACGACGCGGAAGCGTCCAGCTTGCCCGATGCTGTGGTCGGCGTGCTTGACGCTGAAGGTGTTGCTGTGCATCGGCCTGAGTTGGGGGTGCTTGTTGCTGAGGTGCCGGGTGACGACGCCGGGCGGGTGGAGGCCCGGCGGGCGGTTGAGGCCGTTGATGACGAGGCCGTGCGGCTGCGGGCCGCCGTCAAGTCGAGGGACGGCTTCTTCACCACCTTCTGCGTCAGCCCCTACTCGCGCTATATCGCCCGCTGGTGCGCACGGCGCGGGCTGACCCCCAATCAGGTCACCACGGCCTCGCTGCTCACCGCCCTGATCGCCGCCGGGTGCGCGGCGACCGGCACCCGGGGCGGATTCATCGCCGCCGGTGTGCTGCTGATCGTCTCCTTTGTACTCGACTGCACGGACGGCCAGCTCGCCCGCTACGCGCTGCGGTACTCAACGCTCGGCGCCTGGCTGGACGCCACCTTCGACCGGGCCAAGGAGTACGCCTACTACGCCGGCCTGGCGCTTGGTGCGGCCCAAGGCGGCGATGATGTGTGGGCGTTGGCGCTGGGCGCCATGGTCCTGCAGACGGCACGCCATGTTGTCGACTTCTCCTTCAATGAGGCGAACTACTTTGAAGGGGCTGATACGGCCCATACGAGCCCCACGGCCGCCCTCTCCGGCAAGCTGGACAGCGTCGGCTGGACGGTCTGGGCGCGGCGGATGATCATTCTGCCGATCGGTGAGCGCTGGGCCCTGATCGCCGTACTGACCGCGGCCACCACGCCCCGTATCACGCTGACCGTACTGATCATCTGCAGTGCGCTCGCTGCCTGCTACACCACGGCCGGACGGGTGCTGCGCTCGCTGGCCCGGAGGGCTGTGCGGACGGACCGGGCCGCGCGGGCGCTCGCCGAGCTCGCGGACAGCGGGCCGATCGCCGAGGCCGTCGCCCGCACCGTGCGAGGCGCCGCCGCGCCGGTCGTCGCGGCGCTGGGCACCGTGGCCGTCATCGGCGCCGCGCTGTGGGCGCCCACCGGCAGCTGGTGGCCGGTACTGGCGGCCGCGTGCTACGCCCTGCTGTCCGGGCTGGCGGTCTCCCGGCCGCTCAAGGGTCCGCTCGACTGGCTTGTGCCGCCCCTCTTCCGCACCGCGGAATACACCACCATTCTGGTTCTTGCCGCCCGTTCTGAGGTGAACGGCGCCTTGCCCGCCGCTTTCGGGCTGGTGGCGGCGGTCGCCTACCATCACTACGACACGGTGTACCGCATCCGCGGCGGCACCGGGGCGCCTCCGCACTGGCTGGTGCGGGCGATCGGGGGGCACGAAGAACGAACTCTGGTGGTTACCGTCGCCGCCGCCCTATGGCTGGGCGTCGGCGACACATGGTTCACCATCGCGCTGACGGCCCTTGCGGGGGCCCTGGCGCTGGCGGTGCTCGCTGAGAGCATCCGCTTCTGGGTGTCCTCTGGTGCACCCGCCGTACACGACGAAACAGGAGAACCCGCATGA
- a CDS encoding sugar phosphate nucleotidyltransferase yields MIGLVLAAGAGRRLRPYTDTLPKALVPVGPEQDGEAKTVLDLTLANFAEVGLTDVAIVVGYRKEAVYERKEALEAKYGVSLTLIDNDKAEEWNNAYSLWCARDAIKHSVILANGDTVHPVSVEKTLLAARGNGQKIILALDTVKQLADEEMKVVADPEKGVQKITKLMDPAEATGEYIGVTLIEGEAAGELADALQTTFERDPDLYYEDGYQELVNRGFKVDVEPIGDVTWVEIDNHDDLAKGREIACQY; encoded by the coding sequence ATGATCGGCCTCGTGCTGGCGGCTGGCGCCGGACGGCGTCTTCGCCCCTACACCGACACCCTTCCGAAGGCCCTGGTGCCGGTAGGCCCGGAACAGGACGGGGAGGCCAAGACGGTCCTCGACCTGACCCTGGCCAACTTTGCCGAGGTCGGTCTGACCGATGTCGCGATCGTCGTCGGTTACCGCAAGGAAGCCGTGTACGAGCGCAAGGAGGCGCTGGAGGCGAAGTACGGCGTCTCTCTCACCCTCATCGACAACGACAAGGCCGAGGAGTGGAACAACGCCTACTCCCTCTGGTGCGCCCGTGACGCCATCAAGCACAGCGTGATCCTCGCCAACGGCGACACCGTGCACCCGGTCTCCGTCGAGAAGACCCTCCTCGCCGCCCGCGGCAACGGCCAGAAGATCATCCTTGCCCTCGACACGGTGAAGCAGCTCGCCGACGAGGAGATGAAGGTCGTCGCGGACCCCGAGAAGGGCGTTCAGAAGATCACCAAGCTGATGGACCCGGCCGAGGCCACCGGTGAGTACATCGGCGTCACCCTCATCGAGGGAGAGGCCGCCGGTGAGCTCGCCGACGCCCTGCAGACCACCTTTGAGCGCGACCCCGACCTCTACTACGAGGACGGCTACCAGGAGCTGGTGAACCGGGGCTTCAAGGTCGACGTCGAGCCGATCGGCGATGTCACCTGGGTCGAGATCGACAACCACGATGACCTCGCCAAGGGACGGGAGATCGCGTGCCAGTACTGA
- a CDS encoding iron-containing alcohol dehydrogenase family protein — translation MPVLTRLIPSPLTVDIRAGALDGLAGLLADQRIAPTGKLAFAISGGSGHALRDRLAPALPGAEWFDCADGTIDGAVRLADAVKKAGRYDAIVGLGGGKIIDSAKYAAARVGLPMVAVATNLANDGLCSPVSTLDNDAGRGSYGVPNPIAIVIDLDIIREAPVRFVRAGIGDAMSNISAVADWELSHRETGEPVDGLAAAMARSAGDSVLRHPGGIGDDDFLVILAEALVLTGISMSIAGDSRPASGACHEICHALDLLYPKRSALHGEQCGLGAAFAMHLRGALEESALMGEVLRRHGLPVLPTEIGFNEDEFVGAVEYAPQTRPGRYTILEHLNLSTDEIRDAYADYAKAISS, via the coding sequence GTGCCAGTACTGACGCGACTGATCCCGTCCCCGCTGACGGTCGACATCCGCGCCGGTGCGCTGGACGGTCTGGCGGGTCTCCTGGCCGACCAGCGGATCGCCCCCACCGGCAAGCTCGCCTTCGCCATCAGCGGCGGCTCCGGCCACGCGCTGCGCGACCGGCTGGCCCCCGCGCTGCCGGGCGCCGAGTGGTTCGACTGCGCCGACGGCACGATCGACGGCGCGGTGCGGCTCGCCGACGCCGTCAAGAAGGCCGGTCGCTACGACGCGATCGTCGGCCTCGGCGGCGGCAAGATCATCGACTCCGCGAAGTACGCCGCCGCACGGGTCGGGCTGCCGATGGTGGCCGTCGCGACCAATCTCGCGAACGACGGGCTGTGCTCCCCGGTCTCCACCCTGGACAACGACGCGGGCCGTGGCTCATACGGAGTGCCGAACCCGATCGCCATCGTGATCGACCTCGACATCATCCGTGAGGCCCCGGTCCGCTTCGTCCGCGCCGGTATCGGTGACGCCATGAGCAACATCTCGGCCGTCGCCGACTGGGAGCTCTCCCACCGCGAGACCGGCGAGCCCGTGGACGGCCTCGCCGCCGCGATGGCCCGCAGCGCCGGAGACTCGGTCCTGCGCCACCCCGGCGGCATCGGCGATGACGACTTCCTGGTCATCCTCGCCGAGGCGCTGGTTCTCACCGGCATCTCGATGTCCATCGCCGGTGACAGCCGCCCGGCCTCCGGGGCGTGCCATGAGATCTGTCACGCCCTCGATCTGCTCTACCCCAAGCGCTCCGCGCTGCACGGTGAGCAGTGCGGCCTCGGCGCCGCCTTCGCGATGCATCTGCGCGGTGCCCTCGAGGAGTCCGCGCTGATGGGCGAGGTACTGCGACGGCACGGGCTGCCCGTACTGCCCACGGAGATCGGGTTCAACGAGGACGAGTTCGTCGGGGCGGTCGAGTACGCACCGCAGACCCGTCCCGGGCGGTACACGATCCTCGAACATCTGAACCTGTCCACCGACGAGATCAGGGACGCATACGCCGACTATGCAAAAGCCATCAGTAGCTGA
- a CDS encoding CDP-alcohol phosphatidyltransferase family protein encodes MREISLRWTRHLVNTRITPNQLTYLMVVAGVLAGAALLVPGLTGALLGALLIQLYLLLDCVDGEVARWRQQTSITGVYLDRVGHYLAEAALLVGFGIRAADIFHQEGASTQWMWAFLGTVAALGAILIKAETDLVDVARSRSGLPAVQDEAAAPRSPGLAVARKAAAALKFHRLVGGVEASLFILAVAVADTMRGGLFFTRLGVVVLAAIAVLQTLLHLVSILASSRLR; translated from the coding sequence ATGCGAGAGATCTCGCTGCGGTGGACCCGGCACCTGGTGAACACCAGGATCACCCCTAACCAGCTCACCTATCTGATGGTCGTCGCGGGCGTCCTGGCGGGCGCGGCACTGCTGGTGCCGGGCCTGACCGGGGCGCTCCTCGGTGCCCTTCTCATCCAGCTCTATCTGCTGCTCGACTGTGTCGACGGCGAAGTGGCCCGCTGGCGGCAGCAGACCTCGATCACCGGGGTCTACCTCGACCGGGTCGGTCACTACCTGGCCGAGGCGGCACTGCTGGTCGGCTTCGGCATCCGCGCCGCGGACATCTTCCACCAGGAGGGTGCCTCCACCCAGTGGATGTGGGCCTTCCTCGGTACGGTGGCCGCGCTCGGCGCCATCCTGATCAAGGCGGAGACCGACCTCGTCGATGTCGCCCGGTCGCGCAGTGGGCTGCCCGCGGTCCAGGACGAGGCGGCGGCGCCGCGTTCCCCGGGGCTGGCGGTGGCCCGTAAGGCGGCCGCCGCGCTGAAGTTCCACCGGCTGGTCGGCGGCGTCGAGGCGTCGCTGTTCATCCTCGCCGTCGCTGTTGCCGACACCATGCGGGGCGGTCTCTTCTTCACGCGGCTGGGGGTCGTCGTACTCGCCGCGATCGCCGTGCTGCAGACGCTGCTGCACCTGGTGTCGATCCTCGCCTCAAGCAGGCTCCGGTGA